DNA sequence from the Malus domestica chromosome 11, GDT2T_hap1 genome:
CCAAATgttcggttggcatggtatggcaatggtaattgccactttattttgagacaaaatatgtttttgctttgttcaacattttatatttcgtGCCTTTGTAATAAGAAAAAGATATATAAACCAAATGCATCGACGGAAGAAAATTCTCATAACAAGTGCCCAAATGGATTTCGGATTTCCACCTTCAAATGGATTTACAGCTGCATGATATGTTGATGAATTACTTGAAAATTATAAGCTTGAAACAAAGAATGGAAACATAAAGCAGTACTATAGATATACAAGGACAATGCGTAGCCTAAATTCCTCACCTTAGTAGTACCGATTGATTATTCAACAGAAGCATAAAGCAACACTATGACACTACCACAAGACTCACCCCTTTAACAAACCTCACCTTAGTTGCTGATATCTCATAAATGATAGAGGGAGAGCGAATAGTCACTCACTAGTTTGTGTCTACTGTTTGTagggtttatttttaaattattagaatattataaatatatattataatttataaatatgtgttatattataattatatactatataatttatataatttatatattatattaatttttcgGTACGGTAtggtaataccgtggtaatggtatccattaccaataccgtaccacgaactttcggtacggtacaataccgtaccattaccgttggcacaaaaaatttggcacaaaatcggtatggcacggttggtaattcggttggcatggcaatttggcaaaaaaatccacccctagaTATAAATGTGCTTAATGGGTTTTAGATAATTATCATAAAGTTAATGCCTTCTTGTAGTTTTTTCGATTTTAATTTGGGTTCGAAAAGGGATTTGGATTGGTTATTTTGTTGTGGGTTTACAGCTTAATGTTCATTTATATTGATAAGTTATAACACTGAAAGACGTACAATGAAGAAGTTGTGCTGCGTTTATGAAGATTTGAAAGTTACCCAACACATGTACGAAGAAATGCCCCAATATGGCGCGGCGTGCATTTTGCTTGGGCGCGTAAGGGGTCTATAGACTCTTTAAGAATTTCGACTCGCGGTATTGAGCAGCCCCGAAACCAacctaaataaaataaaaaacatgcgCATCCAGGGAATCGAACCCTGGTCAGTACCGTGGGAGGGTACTATGATACCACTACACCAGATGCGCTTCGTACTAGCGAAATCAAACAACATATTTATAGTCGTTAAAGTCTTCTTTgtcctcctctcctctcctctccctcACGACTCCGAAATCCCCACTTTTTCCACCGCAAATCTTCATGTTCTTCAATCGACTACGACCAACTGTATCGCTGTTGAGCATCAGATTCAGACCCACAAGTCCAAAGTTGCCCTAACCAAATTTGACACCCGCGGAAGGTACACTTTTCATGTTTCCCTCCCATTTTTTACTTCTGGGTTTCCTTTCCTCCTGCTTGAAAATGTTATCTCTGAATTGCTAGATGTAATTGGTGAGAAAGCTACAACCTTTGTGAAGAATTGGGGTTTTCCTTGGAGAAAAGATGTAATTTTGACTTCACATATGTAATCTTTCAACTTTGACTAAATTATAATCGACATGGCCAATCGGCAGAGATGAAATACTGAGTCGGCCCCTTCCAGACATTGGTGGGAATTTCTCCCCCGCATCTTCTCATTCAATTGGTTTTCTATAAATTCACCGTTAACTTTTAAATTTCTGTTTGTTTATGTGTAAACTAAACAAAAGGATTGCATCTtcttattgtattttttttataatctgtACAGTGAGAACTAAGAACTCTaactgtgtaagtttatcttacgctgccggtaccaagtccggataaaggaggagggggagtgCGTCAGGTAGTCCACAGCCGGCACTCCCTTGTCGAATCCCTGTGAAATGATTACAGGGAGGAGCAAAGGCTCTTAATTTTTAGGAACCCAATATTCTAAATCATTAAAATATGGAGTACTATGCTCTAAAGTTTGTTAATTTACTTTAATttactttaatttttatgtaattttgctTAAATTGTAATTTGATAGTAGGAGCAATTGTTAACAGAAAGAGCAGAAGATCAGAGGAAGTAGAAAGAATGAGGATCGTGGGGCTGACAGGTGGAATTGCTTCCGGGAAGAGTACCGTCTCCAATCTCTTCAAGGAACACGGCATTCCAGTCGTTGATGCGGATCTTGTTGCTCGAGTGAGTGATGAGCAAACCCTGAAATTTATGCTTTTGACAGTCATGAAAGTTAGATGGCAATGTGTTGTTTTCGGCTGTTTTGTGGACTCAATATCTTTTCGGTTTCAGGATGTGTTGAAGAAGGGCACTGGTGGCTGGAAAAAGGTTGTTTCGGCATTTGGAGAGGACATTTTGCAACTTGATGGAGAAGTTGATAGGCCTAAACTGGGACAAATTGTGTTCTCTAATCCTGAAATGCGCCAACTTCTAAACCGGTACTACCCCTTTGCAATTAGTTCCAggtttcgtttgcaattttttttagagtACTGCTTTGTTAATACTTTGTGCTGTATGATTCAACATTACCCCTAGTGCAGTTGAGTGAATCAAACTCTTTTATAAATTGTAACCATTGGATTTCCTGGCTGCTTGTTGAAAAGCTAGTGTTGCATTAGATGTAAAACCTAGAGTGGCCAAGGAAAAAATAGCATTTAGGTTCTATAGAACTCCCTCTAGTTTTGACACGTCAAGGTCAAAATTCATGCGTGTGATTTCTTAAAAACAGCGAAAATATGCCAATtccttttcgttaaagttaccTAGATTTCGTCGAATTCAAAAATGTTGTGGTACCACTTTATGAGATTTTACTTTGGTGTAGCTTATAGCACAAGTTACATATTACATCAGCTGTAATATCTAGTTTTTATCTTCTTGTAGACTGCTAGCTCCATATATATCGTCTGGAATCTTTTGGGAAATTTTGAAGCTATGGATGAAGGGGTGTAAGgttattgttcttgatgttcctCTATTGTTCGAGGCCAAGATGGACAAGTGGACGAAGCCTATTATTGTTGTATGGGTTGATCCTGAAACGCAGCTCCGGAGACTCATGTCGAGGGACAGAACAAGTGAGGATGATGCTGGAAACAGGATAAATGCTCAGATGTCACTCGATTTGAAAAGGACCAAGGCAGACATAGTGGTTGATAACACTGGATCGCTAGACGATTTAAGAGAACAGTTTCGCAATGTCTTACTTGAAGTCACAAAGCCCTTGACATGGACCGAATTTGCGCTTTCTAGACAAGGTGCCTCGTCCGTTCTTGCCTCCATCATCGTAGGTGTTCTTATATTCAAGAAAGTCGTGTATAAGTCTTAGTTTATGTAGCAACCTTAGAACTGTACTTGTTGTGTACTTAATCTGTCATTCATGGAACAAAGAGGTTCCCTCTGTGTTTTGTAGCAACAACGAGGAATGATTCGATGCATTTGCAAACTATGATTTGCGCCAGAGCTTCGATTTTTTGAGTTCATAATTTACATATCGATCTGTTTAAACTTGATATAAGCAGGAGAGAGACTTCCATTCCCCCGTTTCACACTCTGTTACTATCTGTCTCCTCACACGGTAGAGAGGTAAGAAGAGTGTCTGAGCCGGGGGTAGGTAACCTCGACTTTTCCAAATGTCGAGGGTGTCATGTCGAAAAGGAAGTCGAGTCATTTTCCGTGATTATTTGGACTGCATTAATTAGTATGTTGTAGTGATTAAGTTAATTGATTTCTTTTCTGAGATTGGATGAATATTATTTGATAAAGCAGGAATGATTTGGAGTGCCAAGTAGTGTCACAAGGCACTCTAGTGCTCATAACCTGGTGAATCCATTGGTTCATATAAAGTGCAGAAAGTGAAACCCGTTTACTGTATTGTCTGCTGTGAcgacatgaaattttttttatagatacacACACAATCGGGAATCTTTGTGTAGGACGTTCGTTCTTTCGGTTGATATTGTGTCAATGTTGTCGAAAATGGATTGATAATTTGTCAAAACGTTTTGTTATCTTGATGTATAACTAAATCAGGGTACGAGCCGATAGTTCGATGCCCAAGTAGAGAGCTTGCCAACTCATACAACTCATACATCATTATGTTAGCTAAACGGAGTACAGCCCAATGAAAAACACATCTCAACTAGCCCAATAAAGAGATGCATCTTGAGCGCAATACACTGAGTAAGAGCCAAGTTGCACCGCTAAGTATGAATACAATACTGATGACGCATTAACATTTCATTCTTCAATAAAAATTGGATCGATGTTTATTCCATAGACGGACTATTTATGATATCTTTACTTCTAATATAATCTCTCATCAAAAGTGCTTCCATAGTTTAGTCATTTGATCTCTTTCCGATTGTGTTTGAGAATGTTTCTATTGTTATCTTTCGTGCGTATGTATCACTTTTGCCTTTTGATTTACAGAAACTTGTACAACTGGTAGGCACAATAACTATCAACTACTAGTTGTTTGTATCTTTTGTGTGTGTATGCTTCTCTTTACGTAAATTGTATTATTAAGCTGAAATATCATGTGACAATGAACTCGTTTTATATAAAATACCATCTTGAGGATGGTCCAAAAAGCCATCAAAAGCTCACTCAAGGCATAGTGGCCAATGGCAATGGCCCAGAGCAAGGGAAGTTGCCTAGTATTTTCTATCTCAATTACTTTTGCACTTTACACGCCACCAAACTTTGTACAATTGTTGTTCATGCAATATTGCAAATGAACAGCCTCATCTCTGGCCCCAAAATTCCATTTGGTTTTGGTACGATGCCAACAAATGTTCTTACCAGAAGCCTACAAATCATCTCATTTTATTGAATCCGTCCGCCAACGGGCAGATACAAAATTAATACTGATAGAAGTTGTAAGACCCGTTTAGCCACATAAGTGCTGGACGTTTGCTTCGTAACTTCAAGGAGAAATGGATTAAGGCCTTCGCTACTAACTTGGACAGAGGAATCATCATGGAAGCTGAGCTTTGAGGTGTTTACATGGGTCTCTTTATGGCTTGGAATGAGGGATGTACGGATGTGATTCTCGAATGTAATTCTTGTGTTGCTGTTACTTTGATCCAACAACCTGTTTTAATTCCGCACTCACTCTACAATCTCATAAATAACTGCAAAGAAGCTATCAAAAGAAATTGAGACGTAAAATCACTCGTATCTATCTATAGAGAAAAGAATGTCTCGGCCGACTACATAATTAACTTGGTCATGCCATTGGTGTCCATACTTTTGTTTCTCATCCTACCACTGCAAATTTTTTTGGTTTCTGATATTATTAACAGGGCCCCTTCCTAAGGCTGGGCAGCATTTTTCtgatcaaaaaagaaaaaagaaaaaggagggcAGCTTTAAGTCCAGTGGATTCTAGAACTTGATAGAATACCTTATTCACAGTTTTATTgagagaatgaaaaaaaaaaaggaaattttaatgaatagtTCTCAGtgctgtttattttaacaaaagaaattatatttttacactaaaaaatcaattgcagtactattcactttaccttttattttgtctttatcattaaaactaaaagttttcaagtcattttcattaattttcttaaaaaataaaaaattgctagAATGCAACATCAGTTTTATTTAGAGAATCTGTGGTATTATCAGGTGTATACACTATCGTCTTTGTTTCACTTATTAAGTAGGCAAATTGTAAAATGTAATTAGTTCTATATCACTTTGTTCATATTTTTCCTAATAATATGATATAAATTTATACAGTTAGTTACGAGACAGATATTCCTTCACAATTTGGATTAACTCAAAAATAGTGACGACCATTCATAGTTGTGCATTCTAGATTACGTACTAGAATCGCTTTTATCTCATTCATTACATGAGTTAAACATATATATCCGATTACGAACAGATACTAAAATGTAATTAGTTGTATATCACGTTGttaatattttctctaacaagGTGATATATGTTCAAATTGTTTAATAAACGAGATAGAAGTTCCTTCACAAAATATATTAGCTCAAAAATATTGACGATCATTCATAGTTCTGCATTCTAGATTACATACTAGAATCGTTTTTATCTCATTCATTACATGACTTGAATGTATATTACGTATAAATTCTGCTTGAGTGTATAAACATTTGTTCATATATCACACATATAGAACTTGTATACATTCAGTTGCAAAACAGACTCGTCTCCAACGGTGCAATGTAGATTAGCTCGAGAGCAGAAAAGATTGTTCATAGCTATGCTTCCTGGATTACTTGCAAGAAACTTCTAGGCCTCGGAAGTTCTGAACAACAGCATCCTTTGAGGGTAGGTTAGCTAGGGGCCCATTTCAATCAATTATATCAGTGGCAGTAAAAGTCGATGATCAGAACCTTGAAAAAGTATAAAGACCGTCCGATCTTATTGAGGATAGCAAAAGATGCAGCAAAAGTCACAGTACAAAGCTGATCATCAATCAAAAGGTTCTCCTCTCTCCTCACGGGCAGAGTTTGGATTGATATCTGGAACTGTATGTAGTTTGTCAGCGAATGTCACTGTGCCGGACTGTGAgatgagaaaattaaaacaGATGAATGTGCGTGATTAACTTTGAGATATTCTTATATAATAATCATATCGTAAAACAAGCGTATATTAGTGCTTGATTGGTTTGAATTAGGTTTTTATAATCTTTAGATAAAAATATGAAGACTTTATAGCTAACATAGTCTATGAGATTTTTATAACACAtaagtttagtttttgaaatttaaaatcactaGAAGTAGTCTCTAAGATTCTCtgccatccattattttggtcattccattaaaaaactccgttaagtggtcACTAAGCTTTTtaatgaaatgaccaaaatgatggatgatggataATCTCAGGtaccaaagttatgtgttatgtAAATCTCAGAGACTAaaattatgtgttatgcaaatttgagggaccaaagttatgtgttataccatcaacttaacggagttttttaacagaatgaccaaaataatagaTGATGGATAATTTCAAGAtcatttatattgattttaaatctcaaaaatcaaagttatgtgttatgcaaaccTCATAaaacattttgactaaaaagccaaATATGAAATTTACGTATGCGAATCAGTGAGCTTGTGAGAGTGTGAAATTGAAGTCAGTTAATTGAGATGTGGTGGGGtcctaagggtgcgtttggtacgtgggacgggacgggacggaacgggacgaggcgttccgtcccgcgtttggtgcgccaaaaatgggtggaacgggctgttccacgggacagattttgggtgtttttgcgttccaccccctggaacgggtttgttccacatctgtggaacacaatattttaccattttaagacaaatataccccatgtctttttcaaaaattacaccttcgttccgtcccgtccctttcggtcccgtcccgtcccgtcccgtctgcgtaccaaacgcaccctaagggGATGGTCACGTGACATTGTCACGTGAGTTTGATGACGTGTCAGAGAAGCAGTGATTCATTGGGGGTGTGGAAGTTGACGTGGCATCCGCACCATGACCACATCAGATGCTTTCTTCACACTCTTTAAACCTCAGAACACATTCTCCCAAAGCTCCCCACTTCCCTTATTCTCCACTTCatcaccctctctctcctctctctctctttctctctctctctctcatcaatgGCAACAAAACCGGCTGAAGAAGCTCCTGGAACCTTAAAATACCAGGTAATTAGTAtaaatattttcttctttttttctcattatttttcaagttttgtTCTTCACAAATTATACGTTGATCATCTCCTCCGTTTTGCAGACATGGGTCTTGAAGGTCTCAATCCACTGTGAAGGATGCAAGAGGAAAGTCAAGAAAGTTCTTCAGAACATCGATGGTACGTTTATACATTCTCCTTCATTTCTCCCTCGTCCCTCTTGCTAcgcgttttgtttttttttttttccgtaaaaaaactaaaaacgaaatggttatcaaacgcaTATGTTCTAATATTTTACTTAGTTACGACACTGTGTTCACTCGTGTGCCTTAGCGATTGTCTTCTCTGAATTAATCCGTAATTGATCGTTCGTGTTTTGATTAATTGAGGTGATCAGGGGTTTACACGACGGATATTGATTCGCAGCAGCACAAAGTGACTGTGACCGGCAACGTGGAGGCGGAGACTCTACTGAAGAAGCTGCAGAAGTCAGGGAAGCACGCCGAGCTTTGGCCGGAAGTTAAGAAATCGAAAAAGTCCGGGAAATCAAAGAATAGTAGTAAGAACAGTGAGAAGCAGCCCGCGGATCATAACCATGAACAAGATGGTGAACCGGATAAAACCAACGGCGGTGATGATGCTGACGGCAGCGGTGAATCCGACGCAGAGGGTGACGAAGGTAATGAAGGTGGTGGAGAAAGCGGTGCTAGTCCTGCTGTTGGCGGTGGCGGCGGAAACACAGCAAGTACCGGggccaaaaagaagaagaaaaagaagaagaagaaagggcaaaatagtaattccACAAATGGCGGCGGTGCCACTGCCAACCCCGGCGAGCACAATATTGGAGATGCTCCGCCTCCTGCGGGCAGTATTGGGCCGTATATGGCTGGTGGGCCAGACATGACCCAACCTATGGCCTCCATGAATCTTGGCCCACCAGTTCAGCATGCGTACCCCGGCCCGTACCCAACATCAATGTACTATCCGCCCCCAACGTACGGGCTAAGTTACAATACGGCGTACCCTACCAGTACAAGTACCTCATACTATGCTCCTGATCCCATGCATACTGCCACTTATTCTCATCCGGGCATGTTCTCGTTTGCTCTGCCGTCCGATTCTATCAATGACGATGATGAAGACACGTTCGTTGACGATGAAGATGAAATTGGGTGCTACATTATGTGAAGATTATACGAGAGTCCGTATGTAGAACTAGCGTATATATACTAGTATATATGGTGTGTACttgggggagggagggaggatAAATTTTGATGTACTTATAAGGTGTGTTTGTTTGCCTTCACTAAGTTTTACGGGATTGGACCGACTAGATTAAGAATTAATATAGTCCAGTTCGAAATAATCCAATGCAACAAAACACCGATAGTTCTAAAATGTAAAAGCAGGGGAAAATAAAAGGGGTTGTAGTGGGGTGTATTATGTAGATTAGCTTTCTTACTAAGTATGGGTTTGCTTGCGTAAGAAGGCCAATGGCTTTGTAATGTTTGGTTATTTGTAGGACCTAAATCTTTCTTTTCCTCCCAGCCTGATGTGTAAAGTAATGAGAAGCCTTTTAAAATTATAGTTAGGGTTTGGGCGATTCGTTATATTTTCTTCGAGGTCGGGTAGGTTAAGCGTTTTGCTTAGGGGGCATGTCCAATCGCTGAAAGGCCTTTTTCAAAGCACAAGCATTGTTTAGTACATTTTGTTATTAACATATTATCGAAACCTTGTCGATTCTGTAACAACAATCCATCCTTAAAAATTTGGTGACAAAGAAAAGGCGAAGGTATAATTCTTAATCAAAATGCATACTAGCTAGCTAGCAGGTCTCTTTGATTAGTTAATGACAATAAATTAGTTGGTTCCAACAATTTGATTTACTTAATGCTTTAGTTAAGTCCCCTTTAGAAAAAGCAACATGCATATCTCCTCCATCTTTTGGTTTGAAATTAAAGTCTCTGTAGACAGTACAgatttttatttcaattatgCATGTGAGGGATGTAGATATATAAGGATAGGGATCCATTCTGATTTCAGTGTCTCGAGCTTAAGGACAGGGTAATCTAGACTATTTAAATTGAATTCGGCAAATTTTCATTAACTCATTTCGTTAGTTTACCTCACACAAATTAAAAGCTCCGATTTCTCTTTCACACAAATTAAGAATCTTAATTTTTTGGTTCTTAAGCTTTGGACACTAAGGTCTATGGAGGATCCAaattcaacatatatatatatatatatatattgtagaaTAGTATTAGTCTCCCACTCGCTTTGGACTGGAAGGTATCCTCTGTGTATGTGGTTGTCTTAAGCTTTTTATCTCTTTATTCTTTTTAAGTCGCACAAAGGGCAAAAGATTTAAGCATGCATGGGGACCAAGGACCTAAGAAATAAGATCTAGCTAGAGGGTATCGGGGATAGAATAAATTTGATATCCCTCTGACTAATGGTGCAATTTGCTCAACTAAACTCGTTCTAACTTGACCAATATTTAAATGGAAATGAATTCTGCATACTAGTATATTTTACATAATCATGCTTATTTatgttctttaattttaattttttatttaattaataaataaacaaaattgtgTAAGGAGATAAAAATAGATGTGTGAAATTTCAACTAAGATTTTAACGTTGAGTGTGTTAGTGTAAGCTTGCTGTTGCGTGTCATTCCCATCatgcctttttattttcttgctaCTCTAACAAATGATGTTGCTGCATATAGACCTGTCATTTCAAACCCGACCCGACCAGTTAAAATGAGTATTCGGGTGAGTGTTTAACAGGTCGGGTGGTTAACGGGTCAACTCGTTAAATAACGGGTTATTTTGGGTGAACCCGCGAAACCCGTTAACCATCCGTTACACCCGTTATTGAGGGTTTTTGTGTAATTTCAGTAGTCAATTATAAGCATTGCAGACTTGCAGTTTACCCGCATTGCAGACTTGCAGTTTTGTGCGCTCTGTCTCGCATTGCAGTTTACCCGATTCCCTTCCACCTCTTCTTCCATGTCGTTAGATTCGGTGCTATTTCTAGTTTACTGATTGCTAGCTCATAATTAGTTTACTGATTATTCTCAATTCTTAATTCTCAATGTTACGGTTAGCATTATTTTTAATCCTTCAATTCTTGCTGGAATGCAGATTGGAATTAGATTGGAATTAGTTTACTGATTGTAAGCATTACTTTTGTTATGCATTGAGGATTAGCTGCCATTGGTTTGACAATttgtttttataaataaaatgggGCTGtaattgatttggatgaaatgtttaaaaaaaaacaaaggttaACAGGTTGAAATGGGTGACCCGTTAgtttaacgggttgggttcggatgatccgttagcttaacgggttgagTTCAGATGACTCGTTAAATTAATGGGTCAGGTTCAACCCGATTCAAACCCAGTAAACCCTACCCGCTTACCGGTCTAGCTGTATCAGTCTAATACCTTTAAAATTCAAGTGTGTTATCAATTCAAACTATTTTATACTCCAAGCCAGACCTCATTTTCCTCTTCATCCCTCTTTTTGGGGTGCAGCCTTCGCTTATCGTCCTTATTatatcaaatgttttttttttagcttgaacttatattttaaaaaatttcttgCTTACTTTTTACCTCATATTCGAATTTATGGGTTTTTTACAATGTCTTTATAGTTTTCTCTATTGAACTTAAGGTCTTTCATGCAAATTACtccactctctctcttattttgAGTTTAAATTACTTATGTATCCACACATAAAATTCTAACTCTGTTACTGATTGTGAAACTTTTTGAACGAATGTAAATGAAAGTCAGCGTAGTAATCCGGAAGTCTCGTGTGTGTGGAAGGGCTCTTGAGAACTCGAAGGATTAAAGGCTAGTCGAGGATAACAGTCCGTTGACTCCCAAGAACTCTTTATCAACACTTTCTTTGGTACaattagggaaaaaaaaagagattaaaTTGAGGGGAGAACTTTAAAAATGTATGCCAAATTTCTATGTGATTCGTGATCACCTTGTGAGGACCATGTGTGTACATGTGTCGACTCTCAACCTAAAAAAAATGTATGCCACATATCTATGTGATTCTTGATCACCTCATGAGGGCCATATGTGTACATGTGTCGACTCTCAACCTCGTGGGAATCTTCATTGCATGCAATCCGACGTCAAAGTAAtagtatttaaaataaaaatcataatattatatAATACGTTCAAAGTAACAATAGTACAGCTAGATTTCAATCTCTTCCCCTCAACTTTACCTTTTATCGATTTTCGGAATATCCAAACCGGAATATACCTCTTTCGAAACCGGATTATACCTCTAGAGAAGTTGCCAACAGCATTCTCTCAGGATACTCTTTGTGAGAATTCGGATGATTTGTGAATTAagttcgttcattgtatatcgtgtaatcagtttttatcaagtattatttatatttaattttaaatataaaataaaataatttctacCACACGATATACGCTGAACGaacataatttataaattcttgAGATTCTCACAAAATATATCTGACATGATCCGGATTCGAGAAGTTGTTTATCCTGTCAGATATTTTtcacataaaaataaaagacaactTGGAATTGACCAAATTTCCTTTTCGATCAATTTCCATACCCATTTGTGGCTCACAACGGATATATACAGTCATAACCAATTTCTGGCTCTAAATGCATGGATGATAATTCTAAAACGCATGCTGGTCAAATGAAAGTTGACCAACTCTAAACTATGTACTTACCTACAAATAATATAAATAGTCAACGTTGTTTCAATATTGATTAATATCTCATAAGTTACATGGTGTAGATGAATCACACAATGGTAGTCAGAGGAAGGTTGAGATGTCTCTATAAGTTTTTTCGACCCTTGGAACTTAGACTGCCGTGACTTGGCCACCACTCCAACATTCACGTGCAAATAGTTGGCATCGAGTATGGGCCCAGGCTCATCAGCCAAAACAACACGTGACTTTCCGGCAACAACCAGAAAACTAGACGTGGTTTTATGTCAGAAGTCATAAAGTCACAATGGGAGATAAATTCAGAGACCATTTATATTGATTCCCAAATCTTAAATACCAAATTGAAGAACTGTACCAATATCATGACTATTTTAGAtaaaaagcccaaaaaaaaaaaatgaaaattctcATGAGTTGCATGCATGATGACTAAAGGATTTTGTTCCCCTTGGATGGATTGAATGATATGATCTCTTGGGCTAGTGGCGGAGCCAGAATTCTGAATAAGGAGGGGTCTTTCAcaaatatatgtgtgtatgtgtaaaaagttgaattcataacatgttgacatatgcaatttgtgtaatcctcacaaaactgaaaaaaaaatctcttaaatacaatactaaaaagaaaaaaaatgtaaaaacccagacaaccaagtaagaggtaggttgtggaaggctaaagaaaatacaaagaagtagaaaaagaaggaaaagggggaGAGGTCTGCAAATAAAGAAGGTGGGTTGCTTTATAAAATTATAGGGTGTATATTACTGTTAGGTGAGAGAATCGAACCAGAAGTGGGGTTGCTTTTTCCATTTAAAATTGCACATCTCTTTTAAAACTCCTATGCCAAACTTATCGTTTCATTAAACAGCCgaaaagatttaaaatcaaaataGTTTAACGACGTcgtttgcttcatcttcttccataaGGTTCACACCTCAGATGAAGTCAAGATGGGCCGGGGACTACCCTAGTCCCTT
Encoded proteins:
- the LOC103430208 gene encoding dephospho-CoA kinase-like isoform X1, which codes for MIPLHQMRFVLAKSNNIFIVVKVFFVLLSSPLPHDSEIPTFSTANLHVLQSTTTNCIAVEHQIQTHKSKVALTKFDTRGRKSRRSEEVERMRIVGLTGGIASGKSTVSNLFKEHGIPVVDADLVARDVLKKGTGGWKKVVSAFGEDILQLDGEVDRPKLGQIVFSNPEMRQLLNRLLAPYISSGIFWEILKLWMKGCKVIVLDVPLLFEAKMDKWTKPIIVVWVDPETQLRRLMSRDRTSEDDAGNRINAQMSLDLKRTKADIVVDNTGSLDDLREQFRNVLLEVTKPLTWTEFALSRQGASSVLASIIVGVLIFKKVVYKS
- the LOC114819690 gene encoding heavy metal-associated isoprenylated plant protein 36-like; amino-acid sequence: MATKPAEEAPGTLKYQTWVLKVSIHCEGCKRKVKKVLQNIDGVYTTDIDSQQHKVTVTGNVEAETLLKKLQKSGKHAELWPEVKKSKKSGKSKNSSKNSEKQPADHNHEQDGEPDKTNGGDDADGSGESDAEGDEGNEGGGESGASPAVGGGGGNTASTGAKKKKKKKKKKGQNSNSTNGGGATANPGEHNIGDAPPPAGSIGPYMAGGPDMTQPMASMNLGPPVQHAYPGPYPTSMYYPPPTYGLSYNTAYPTSTSTSYYAPDPMHTATYSHPGMFSFALPSDSINDDDEDTFVDDEDEIGCYIM
- the LOC103430208 gene encoding dephospho-CoA kinase-like isoform X2; translated protein: MRIVGLTGGIASGKSTVSNLFKEHGIPVVDADLVARDVLKKGTGGWKKVVSAFGEDILQLDGEVDRPKLGQIVFSNPEMRQLLNRLLAPYISSGIFWEILKLWMKGCKVIVLDVPLLFEAKMDKWTKPIIVVWVDPETQLRRLMSRDRTSEDDAGNRINAQMSLDLKRTKADIVVDNTGSLDDLREQFRNVLLEVTKPLTWTEFALSRQGASSVLASIIVGVLIFKKVVYKS